In Paludisphaera rhizosphaerae, the sequence TGACCGTCTGGCCGCCTCGGACCTTCTGCAAAGCCTTGAGGATCTCGGGCGCGGAGACGCCCAGCGAATCCAGCAGAGCCTGGGTCTTGCTCTTGACCTTGGCCAGGCCCAGCAAGAGGTGCTCGACCGAGACGTACTGGTCCTTCATCCGGTCGGCTTCGGCCTGCGCGGACTCCAGCACGGCCGCCAGGTCGGGGCCGATGGAGATCTCGCCGCCCGTGACGCGCGGCAGGGCGTCGAGCCCGGACTGCGCGGCCTTCAACACCTGCGCCGGGTTGACGCCAAGCTGCGTGAAGAGAGCCCGAACGACCTGCTGATTAGGATCGAGCAACGCAGCGAGCAGGTGCATGGGCTCCAGCCGCTGATGGCTGCGCTCACTGGCCAAGGCCTGGGCCGCTTGAAGGGCCTCCTGGCTCTTCAGCGTGAGTTTATCGAATCGAAAAGCCATAACATCCCCCCCTTACATATTGGGTGCCATGGCCACGCTTGCGTGGCCATGAACTGGCGAGGACGGCGGAAACGAATGTCGCCGATCGCATGGCCACGCGAGCGTGGCCATGGCACCCAATCCCGTCCCTTGGAGGGCCTTGGGTAAACGCTCTCACCTTTTCATCTATCCTACGCACCTATGCGACACCTGGTTCGCGGGAAAACGTCAAGGGGCGGTCGATTTCAATTCATCGACCCGCGCGTGAGAACGGGACGAGGCCGGCGACGGGGTCGCAGCCTCGTCCCGTAATCGTGGGGACGGTTACCGAGGGCCGGTACTTACTTGCCCTCTTCGAACTCCACGTCGATCACGTCGTCGGGCTTGGAGCCGCCAGAGGACGCCTCCGAAGGTCCGCCGGCCGAGGGGCCGCCAGGACCGCCCGCGCCGGCGCCGGCCGCGGCGTAAAGGTGCTCGGACATCGCCTGAGCCGCGCGAGAGAGTTCATCGACGGCCCGGTTGATGGCCGCCGCGTCGTCCCCCTTCTTGGCCTCGTTGACCTTCTCGATGGCCGCCTGGAGGGCCGAGCGGTCCGCCTCGCCGAGCTTGTCCTTGTTCTCCTCGAGAAGCTTCTCGAGCGAGTAGACGCGCTGTTCGGCGGCGTTGCGGGCTTCGGCCAGCTCACGGCGCTTCTTGTCGTCGGCGGCGTGCGACTCGGCGTCGCGGTTCATCCGCTCGATCTCCTCCTTGGACAGGCCGCCGGAGGACTCGATGCGGATGGTGTGCTCCTTGCCAGTCGCCTTGTCACGGGCGGTGACGTTGAGCAAACCGTTGGCGTCGATGTTGAACGTGACCTCGATCTGGGGGGTGCCCATCCGCGCCGGGGGGATCCCTTCGAGATTGAACTCGCCGAGCGGCCGGTTGTCCTGAGCCATCGGCCGCTCACCCTGGAAGACCTTGATCGTCACGGCCGACTGGTTGTCCTCGGCGGTCGTGAAGGTCTCCTTCTTCTCGGTCGGGATCGTGGTGTTGCGGGGGACCAGGACGGTCATGACGCCCCCCTTGGTCTCCAGCCCCAGCGACAGCGGGGTGACGTCCAGGAGCAGGACTTCCTTCACGTCGCCCGTGAGGACGGCGCCCTGGATAGCCGCACCGATGGCGACGACCTCGTCCGGGTTGACGCCCTTGTGGGGGTCTTTGCCGAAGATGTCCTTGACGATCTGCTGGACCCGCGGCATGCGGGTGGAACCGCCGACCATCACGATCTCGTCGATCTGACCCGGCTTCAGCTTGGCGTCGTCCAGCGCCTTCAGGACGGGGCCGCGGCAACGCTCGAAGAGGTTGTCGGTCAGCTTCTCGAACTGGGCGCGGGTGATCGTCATCGTCAGGTGCTTGGGCCCCGACGCGTCGGCCGTGATGAACGGCAGGTTGATGTCGGCCTGGGTCTGGAAGGAGAGGTCCTTCTTGGCCTTCTCGGCAGCCTCCTTGAGGCGCTGAAGGGCCATGGCGTCCTTCCGCAGGTCGATCCCCTGCTCCTTCTTGAAGTCGTCGGCGATGTAGTTGATGAGGGCCTCGTCCCAGTCGTCGCCGCCCAGGTGGGTGTCGCCGTTGGTGGAGAGGACCTCGAAGACGCCGTCGGCCACGTCGAGGATCGAGATGTCGAACGTACCGCCGCCCAGGTCGAAGACCGCGATCTTCTCGTTCTTCTTCTTTTCGAGCCCGTACGCCAGCGCGGCGGCCGTCGGCTCGTTGATGATCCGCGCGACTTCCAGGCCGGCGATCTGGCCGGCGTCCTTGGTCGCCTGCCGCTGGCTGTCGTTGAAGTAGGCGGGGACCGTGATGACGGCCTTCTTGACCTTGTGGCCGAGGTAGCTCTCAGCCGCTTCCTTCAACTTGCGCAGGATGAGCGCGGAGATCTCCGGGGGCGTGTAGTCCTTGTTGTTGACGTGGACCTTCACGAAGTCGGACGACCCACCCACGACCTTGTAGGGGACCATCTTCTCTTCACCGCCGACCTCCTCGTGGCGACGGCCCATGAACCGCTTGATCGAATAGATCGTCCCGGCCGGGTTGGTGATCGCCTGGCGCTTGGCCGGGTCGCCGACGAGGATCTCCCCCTTCGACGAGAACGCGACCACCGAGGGGGTCAGGCGACTCCCTTCCTGGTTGGGGATGACGGTGACGTCGCCGCCTTCCATGACCGCAACCACGCTGTTGGTCGTCCCCAGGTCGATGCCGATGATCTTCTCACCTTCCGCCACGTCCGATCTCCCTTCTTCCACGTTGAGCGGTGACGAGGAAACCCGCGCGCCACAAGGTTGCGCGAAGCGACCAGACCGGGAACGATGCAACCGTTCCGAATCGGATTCGCCGGCCCACGGCCGTTCTTCAAGAGATCCACCCACACTCAACCGACGTCGAGAATGGAAAAGCAAGCGTTGTGCCAGACGCTTTTTTTCTCCAGCACCACGACGTAACCCCAAATACACAGGCTTGTTATAAATCCATGTGAACCTCAATGCCAGTTCCGACCCGGACAAATCGACTGCCGATATGACACTCGCCTCAAAACGCCTTCGGCACAGATGCCATTTTGACAGCACCTCAGGGGCGGCCGACTCTCGGGAGAAGGACCGGGCGGCTCCCCTTCCGGGGAATCCGCCAGGCCGCGAGAAACCCACTTCATCGCCCGGGGAAAAACCTTGACAGGGTCTCACCTTTCATTTAAGACCTTATTCACGTGAATGTTGCGTCCACCCGGCCGCGACGCCGAGCGTCCTCTGGACGTTCTCTCCTCGGGGCATGAGAGGGGCTCTCCTCCTCGGGGACTGCCTCTTCCATTCGGATCGATCGTCTCTCAGAGTCAACCGATGGCCCGCAAGTCTCCCACGCCCGCCCGACCTGCATCCTCAGCCGCCGGCGCGGCGGAGTCCCCGGACGCCAAGAAAGCCCCCACGCTGAGCTCGCTTCGGAGCGAGATCGACCGGATCGACAAGGAGTTGGTGTCGATCCTGAACCGTCGGGCCGAGATCGCCGTTCAGATCGGTAAAGTGAAGAGCTCCAACGGCATGGAGGTCTTCTCCGCGGCCCGCGAAGAAGAGGTTCTGGCGAAGGTTCTAGGAGCCAGCCACGGACCGCTCCCCGCCGATACGCTCCGGCTGATCTTCCGCGAGCTGATGAGCGGCACCCGAGCCCTCCAGCGGACGCTCCGCGTGGCCTGCCTGGGTCCGAAGTACAGCTACAGCCACCTGGCCTCGGTCGCCAAATTCGGCGAGGCCGTGGAACACGTCCCGCTCGGCTCGATCGCCGCGGTCTTCGAGGAGTTGAACCGCCGGCACGTCCAGTTCGGCATCGTTCCGCTGGAGAACTCCACCGACGGTCGGATCGCCGACACGCTGGACATGTTCACCAAACTCCCCAACCTCAAGATCCGCGCTGAGGTCCGCCTGCGGATCCACCACTGCCTCCTCGGCCGTTGCGAGTGGAGCCAGGTCCGTCGGGTCTACTCCAAGAGCCAGGCCCTCTCACAGTGCCGCAACTGGCTGGGCAAGAATCTGCCGCAGGCGGCCAAGATCGAGGTCGTCTCGACGGCCGCCGCCGCTGAGCTTGCCCAGCGCGAGGAGTTCGCCGCCGCCGTGGCGAGCCGGCCGGCCGCCCAGGCCTACAAGCTCAACCTGCTGGCCGAGAACATCGAGGACCAGGTCAACAACGTCACGCGGTTCGCCGTCATCGCCGAGACGCCCGAAGCCCGCACCGGCCGCGACAAGACGACCCTCATGGCCCGCATCCCTAACGATCCGGGCTCGCTCGCCAAGGTAATCGCCCCGCTCGAGAAGCTGGGCGTGAACATGACCTGGATCGAGTCGTTCCCCATCCCCGGATCCGCCGGCGACAAGAACCCCGCCTACCTCTTCTTCCTCGACATCGAGGGCCATATCGACGATCCCCTCGTCCAGAAGGCCATCGATTCCATCAAGCGTCGCTGCGAGCGCCTGGACGTCCTGGGCTCCTACCCCCGCAGCGAGGTCGTCGAGAGCTGACCAGCCGCCGTTGCCCCGCTCGACCTTCGAGGGGTATCCTGGCGTCTGGGAGAGCGACTGAAGACGAATCGCGTTGCGAAAGGACCGAGTGGGATGGCCGACCTGGCTTGCGTGAACGGCGAACTCATGGCCCCCGAACAGGCGACGGTGCCGATCTACGACCGCGGATTTCTGTTCGGCGACTCCGTTTATGAGGTCTGTCGGATCTACGACGGCCGCTGCTGGCTGGAAGCCGACCACCTGGTGAGGCTCAAGCGGAGCCTCAAGGAACTGGAATTCCCCCCCTACGACCTCGACCGCCTCGTGGCGCGGATCTACCGGACGATCCGGGCGAGCTACGTCAAGGAGGGGCTGGTCTACGTGCAGGTCACGCGCGGAGTCGCCCCCCGCACGCACGCCTTCCCGAACCCGCCGGTCGAGCCGACCGAGGTCATCATCGTCCGTCCTTACGACGACGCCTCATCGGCCGCCCTTCGCGAGACCGGCGTCCCCGTCGTCACCCGGCCGGACATCCGCTGGAAGCGCTGCGACATCAAAACGACCAACCTGCTGGGGAACGTCCTGGCCA encodes:
- the dnaK gene encoding molecular chaperone DnaK gives rise to the protein MAEGEKIIGIDLGTTNSVVAVMEGGDVTVIPNQEGSRLTPSVVAFSSKGEILVGDPAKRQAITNPAGTIYSIKRFMGRRHEEVGGEEKMVPYKVVGGSSDFVKVHVNNKDYTPPEISALILRKLKEAAESYLGHKVKKAVITVPAYFNDSQRQATKDAGQIAGLEVARIINEPTAAALAYGLEKKKNEKIAVFDLGGGTFDISILDVADGVFEVLSTNGDTHLGGDDWDEALINYIADDFKKEQGIDLRKDAMALQRLKEAAEKAKKDLSFQTQADINLPFITADASGPKHLTMTITRAQFEKLTDNLFERCRGPVLKALDDAKLKPGQIDEIVMVGGSTRMPRVQQIVKDIFGKDPHKGVNPDEVVAIGAAIQGAVLTGDVKEVLLLDVTPLSLGLETKGGVMTVLVPRNTTIPTEKKETFTTAEDNQSAVTIKVFQGERPMAQDNRPLGEFNLEGIPPARMGTPQIEVTFNIDANGLLNVTARDKATGKEHTIRIESSGGLSKEEIERMNRDAESHAADDKKRRELAEARNAAEQRVYSLEKLLEENKDKLGEADRSALQAAIEKVNEAKKGDDAAAINRAVDELSRAAQAMSEHLYAAAGAGAGGPGGPSAGGPSEASSGGSKPDDVIDVEFEEGK
- the pheA gene encoding prephenate dehydratase; the encoded protein is MARKSPTPARPASSAAGAAESPDAKKAPTLSSLRSEIDRIDKELVSILNRRAEIAVQIGKVKSSNGMEVFSAAREEEVLAKVLGASHGPLPADTLRLIFRELMSGTRALQRTLRVACLGPKYSYSHLASVAKFGEAVEHVPLGSIAAVFEELNRRHVQFGIVPLENSTDGRIADTLDMFTKLPNLKIRAEVRLRIHHCLLGRCEWSQVRRVYSKSQALSQCRNWLGKNLPQAAKIEVVSTAAAAELAQREEFAAAVASRPAAQAYKLNLLAENIEDQVNNVTRFAVIAETPEARTGRDKTTLMARIPNDPGSLAKVIAPLEKLGVNMTWIESFPIPGSAGDKNPAYLFFLDIEGHIDDPLVQKAIDSIKRRCERLDVLGSYPRSEVVES
- a CDS encoding D-amino acid aminotransferase, whose amino-acid sequence is MADLACVNGELMAPEQATVPIYDRGFLFGDSVYEVCRIYDGRCWLEADHLVRLKRSLKELEFPPYDLDRLVARIYRTIRASYVKEGLVYVQVTRGVAPRTHAFPNPPVEPTEVIIVRPYDDASSAALRETGVPVVTRPDIRWKRCDIKTTNLLGNVLANESAHREGAYEAVLIDADGKVTEATHTSLLWVRDGRIEGTPEGPEILIGMTRHLTQRLAKKVGIPFVEAQVTLPELLAADEAFLVGTSTEVMPVATVDGKSIGAGKPGPITRRLQQAYKDELAAWLAEGASYESKKAPASVS